Proteins encoded together in one Pseudomonas arsenicoxydans window:
- the pedF gene encoding cytochrome c-550 PedF, with product MTTKRSALLVAGLLAGFISAGSVWAHGNVVPQAVATPGLTPIKDAGVPVDADGWASVNPYRTSPEHDKAVEIGSSAYNQNCAACHGLEAKSGGIAPDLRLLDVGDAGDEWFVERVRHGAVRDGRVYMPKMADYLSQEALWAVRSYLDSVHVEE from the coding sequence ATGACAACAAAACGCAGCGCCTTACTCGTTGCCGGACTGCTGGCCGGCTTTATCAGTGCAGGTTCGGTCTGGGCCCACGGCAACGTGGTGCCTCAGGCGGTCGCCACCCCGGGCCTGACCCCGATCAAGGATGCCGGCGTACCGGTCGATGCCGATGGCTGGGCCTCGGTGAACCCTTACCGCACATCTCCGGAACACGACAAGGCCGTGGAAATCGGCTCCTCGGCGTACAACCAGAACTGCGCCGCGTGTCATGGCCTGGAAGCCAAATCCGGCGGCATCGCCCCCGATCTGCGCTTGCTCGATGTCGGCGACGCCGGTGATGAATGGTTCGTCGAGCGCGTGCGCCATGGCGCCGTGCGTGACGGTCGGGTGTACATGCCGAAGATGGCTGACTACCTGAGTCAGGAAGCCTTGTGGGCGGTGCGCTCCTACCTGGACAGCGTGCACGTCGAGGAGTAA